A stretch of Ipomoea triloba cultivar NCNSP0323 chromosome 13, ASM357664v1 DNA encodes these proteins:
- the LOC116000911 gene encoding methionine aminopeptidase 1B, chloroplastic: protein MALLTSLSLAPSPLQSSTHFYDDVKLLSSSSSLSGTHLTSLHLSPSDKNSNFHKRLVISAKRISGLEEAIRIRRERELLGSSNNPKRRLPLKRGRVSPRLPVPDHILKPPYVGSRELPEIANEHQIHDAEGIAHMRAAGELAARVLEHAGTLVRPSVTTNEIDKAVHQMIIDAGAYPSPLGYGGFPKSVCTSVNECMCHGIPDSRQLRDGDIINIDVTVYLNGYHGDTSKTFFCGNVSESMKRLVKVTEECLYRGIDACQDGALFRKIGKKISEHAERFGYGIVDRFVGHGVGTIFHSEPLILHHRNDKSGCMVEGQTFTIEPILTLGSTECITWEDNWTTLTADGSPAAQFEHTILITKTGAEILTKC, encoded by the exons ATGGCTTTGCTCACTTCACTCTCCCTTGCACCTTCTCCACTGCAATCTTCGACGCATTTTTATGATGACGTCAAGCTCCTGTCGTCATCTTCTTCGCTCTCCGGCACCCACCTCACTTCCCTCCACCTTTCTCCCTCTG ATAAAAATTCCAACTTTCATAAGAGGCTTGTGATATCTGCGAAAAGAATATCGGGTTTGGAAGAGGCCATAAGAATTAGAAG GGAGCGTGAACTTCTTGGTTCTTCTAATAATCCTAAGAGAAGGCTGCCTTTAAAGCGAGGGCGGGTATCACCACGGCTTCCTGTGCCAGATCACATACTGAAGCCCCCTTATGTAGGCTCAAGAGAGTTGCCAGAGATTGCAAATGAACATCAAATTCATGATGCTGAAGGAATTGCTCATATGAGAGCAGCAGGTGAGCTTGCTGCCCGGGTGCTAGAGCATGCAGGAACATTGGTTAGG CCATCAGTAACGACAAATGAAATAGATAAAGCCGTACACCAAATGATTATTGATGCTGGTGCTTACCCTTCACCTCTGGGCTATGGGGGTTTTCCTAAAAGTGTGTGTACATCGGTCAATGAGTGTATGTGCCATGGAATACCTGACTCTCGCCAGCTACGG GATGGTGACATAATAAACATTGACGTGACAGTATACTTGAAT GGTTATCATGGAGACACATCAAAAACCTTCTTTTGTGGCAATGTCAGTGAGTCCATGAAACGACTTGTGAAG GTGACTGAGGAGTGCTTGTATAGAGGAATTGATGCTTGTCAAGATGGTGCCCTGTTTAGGAAAATTGGGAAGAAAATCAG TGAACATGCAGAAAGGTTTGGGTATGGCATTGTGGATCGTTTTGTTGGACATGGTGTTGGGACCATATTTCATTCTGAGCCACTCATACTTCATCACC GTAATGACAAGTCTGGTTGCATGGTTGAGGGACAAACATTTACAATTG AACCAATTCTTACACTGGGAAGCACAGAGTGTATAACCTGGGAAGATAACTGGACAACTCTGACAGCCGATGGAAGCCCCGCTGCACAATTTGAGCACACGATTCTGATTACAAAGACTGGCGCTGAAATTTTAACGAAATGCTAA
- the LOC116002601 gene encoding AP2/ERF and B3 domain-containing transcription repressor RAV2-like, whose translation MDASTPSSIDESSSSDSMSVALNLPPATKSPESLCRMGSGASVIIDAENGVEAESGRKLPSSRFKGVVPQPNGRWGAQIYEKHQRVWLGTFNEEEEAARVYDIAAQRFRGRDAVTNFKPLSETTANGDDYEAVFLSSHSKAEIVDMLRKHTYADELEQSRRAFNINNSNNTSARKPEADRSAKSRERLFEKAVTPSDVGKLNRLVIPKQQAEKHFPLQNGAVTSKGVLLNFEDTNGKVWRFRYSYWNSSQSYVLTKGWSRFVKEKSLKAGDIVSFHRSTGPEKQLYIDWKPRNGTGSDIPVHPVQVFRLFGVNILSKSSTVVSPMAMAAMDTTNNISSCSGGKRIREVMEFLPLECSKKQRVIDAL comes from the coding sequence ATGGATGCAAGCACTCCGAGCAGCATAGATGAGAGCAGTTCTAGCGACTCTATGTCGGTTGCATTGAATTTGCCGCCGGCAACCAAGTCGCCGGAGAGCCTCTGCCGAATGGGGAGCGGCGCGAGCGTGATCATCGACGCGGAGAACGGCGTGGAGGCGGAGTCCGGCCGGAAACTGCCGTCGTCGAGATTCAAAGGCGTGGTTCCCCAGCCGAATGGGCGGTGGGGGGCTCAAATCTACGAGAAACACCAGCGGGTGTGGCTCGGGACGTTCAACGAGGAAGAGGAAGCCGCTAGGGTGTACGACATCGCCGCCCAGCGCTTCCGCGGCCGCGATGCCGTTACCAATTTCAAGCCGTTGTCGGAAACAACCGCCAACGGAGACGACTACGAGGCGGTGTTTTTGAGCTCCCACTCCAAGGCGGAGATCGTGGATATGCTCCGAAAACACACTTACGCCGACGAGCTGGAGCAGAGCCGCCGAGCCTTCAACATTAACAACAGTAACAATACGAGCGCCCGGAAACCGGAAGCCGATAGATCGGCTAAGTCCCGGGAGCGGCTCTTCGAGAAAGCCGTGACTCCTAGCGACGTGGGCAAGCTGAACCGGCTCGTGATCCCCAAGCAACAAGCGGAGAAGCACTTCCCTCTCCAAAACGGCGCCGTCACCTCCAAAGGAGTTCTCTTGAACTTCGAGGACACCAACGGGAAAGTATGGCGGTTCCGGTACTCGTACTGGAATAGCAGCCAGAGCTACGTGCTGACCAAGGGGTGGAGCCGGTTCGTGAAGGAGAAGAGCTTGAAAGCCGGAGACATTGTGAGTTTCCACAGATCGACCGGACCGGAAAAACAGCTCTACATCGACTGGAAGCCCAGGAATGGGACCGGATCCGACATCCCGGTTCATCCGGTTCAAGTGTTTAGACTATTTGGCGTCAACATATTAAGCAAGAGTAGTACAGTAGTATCCCCTATGGCTATGGCGGCTATGGATACCACCAATAATATCAGTAGTTGCAGTGGTGGCAAGAGGATAAGAGAAGTAATGGAGTTCTTGCCATTGGAGTGTAGCAAAAAGCAAAGGGTCATTGATGCTTTGTAA